One Mesotoga infera genomic window carries:
- a CDS encoding PAS domain S-box protein, whose translation MFDFYSKPRIILVGRSQKDARRLIEAFDDRFDVRYVEEVSDEFGRFSDAMIFDYVSEDIIKNLRTGSIPYLCLIGTEKSIAKYALEAGEYLLKGPGYLHYLPEIVYSMLEKHRLQKTLDFEREKYMGLVNSMGCGMLILRKRDGNVIFCNKVAQSLLGYAEDEIEKMRLQDLVYDEPFALQTILGIENFDTDREIVMLTKSGGKIYVIFNTSEMLYGAERVVQLTFMDVSKQKRDREELIFQWRFLDNAEEIAMAVDEKGRIVYLNRFAAEIHGYDLEEMIGDNLTSYLVQNQGEAKSMQFSMMKSGKWKGRQLHKRKDGSIFTVEAKRSVLRVDDNVYELVIGIDVTENIELQERYNLHSLLLNGTGDLAVATDMENRLIYMNKAAERFFDTSLKDEQGRRTDEINSRTLRSFLEIAGSQFSDSNEKRIMLPRSDDSHLSIEFTSKIVRDSSKEVGIIFLGRRLN comes from the coding sequence GTGTTTGATTTCTATTCAAAGCCAAGAATAATCCTGGTGGGAAGAAGCCAAAAGGATGCGAGAAGGTTAATTGAGGCTTTCGACGATCGCTTCGATGTCAGGTATGTTGAAGAGGTGTCAGACGAGTTTGGCCGCTTCTCCGACGCAATGATCTTCGACTACGTCAGCGAAGACATCATCAAGAATCTTCGCACAGGTTCGATTCCATATTTGTGCCTAATCGGAACAGAGAAGTCGATAGCAAAGTACGCTCTTGAAGCGGGAGAGTATCTTCTCAAAGGGCCGGGATATCTGCACTATCTTCCAGAGATTGTCTACTCGATGCTCGAGAAGCATCGACTTCAGAAGACCCTCGATTTTGAACGAGAAAAGTATATGGGGCTCGTTAACAGCATGGGTTGCGGAATGCTTATTCTGAGAAAGAGAGATGGGAATGTGATTTTCTGTAACAAAGTGGCGCAGAGTCTTCTGGGATACGCAGAAGACGAGATCGAGAAGATGCGCTTGCAGGATCTTGTTTATGATGAACCCTTTGCCTTGCAGACGATTCTGGGAATTGAGAACTTCGACACCGATAGAGAAATCGTAATGCTGACAAAGTCTGGCGGAAAGATCTACGTAATTTTCAACACCTCTGAGATGCTTTACGGTGCGGAGAGAGTCGTTCAGCTAACATTTATGGATGTCTCGAAACAGAAGAGAGATAGAGAAGAGTTGATATTCCAGTGGCGCTTTCTGGATAATGCGGAAGAGATCGCAATGGCCGTGGACGAGAAGGGAAGAATAGTCTACCTGAACAGGTTTGCTGCAGAGATTCATGGCTACGATCTAGAAGAGATGATTGGGGACAATCTTACTTCTTATCTCGTACAGAATCAGGGAGAAGCCAAATCAATGCAGTTTTCGATGATGAAGTCCGGAAAATGGAAGGGCCGACAGCTTCATAAACGCAAAGATGGTTCGATATTCACGGTAGAAGCCAAACGTAGCGTACTTCGAGTTGACGACAATGTTTATGAGCTTGTGATAGGGATAGACGTGACCGAGAATATCGAGCTTCAAGAACGATATAACCTTCACTCGCTGCTCCTTAACGGTACTGGAGACCTCGCAGTCGCAACCGATATGGAGAACAGATTGATCTACATGAACAAGGCCGCAGAGAGATTCTTCGATACAAGTCTGAAAGATGAGCAGGGAAGAAGAACCGACGAAATCAACTCAAGAACGCTGAGGTCCTTTCTTGAGATTGCCGGCTCGCAGTTTTCTGATTCAAACGAAAAGAGGATAATGCTCCCCAGAAGCGACGACTCTCATCTTTCAATTGAATTCACCAGCAAGATAGTTCGCGATTCCAGCAAAGAAGTAGGCATAATCTTTTTAGGAAGACGGCTCAATTAA
- a CDS encoding glycine dehydrogenase subunit 2 — MTIFDKSTEGRTGFYLPREESYGYEPSDTLPENSVRKESPLLPQLSELQVMRHFTGLSKKNHSVDSGFYPLGSCTMKYNPRLNERIAGLEGFSQIHPYQAEETVQGALEVMYNLQNSLCEITGMDSFTLQPAAGAHGELVGMLLMKKYFELKGENNRRKVIVPDSAHGTNPASAVMAGFEVIEVPSNGNGRVDLGSLEEILDENVAGIMLTNPNTVGLFENEICEIQEMAHKKGALLYYDGANLNAIMGHARPGDMGFDIVHLNLHKTFSTPHGMGGPGSGPVGVKNILKDLLPVPVVRFDGSKFSLDYDLPNSIGKVRSFYGNFGVFLKAYAYILTLGGDGLKRASEMAVLNANYLRARLSKLIPTAYPGLCMHEFVLKGSKLVSEYGVKTLDVAKRLLDYGIHPPTIYFPLIVDEALMVEPTETETKEALDAFADTFERILGEAKDDPNILKAAPQKTAVGRLDEATASRKPKTRWSKDT, encoded by the coding sequence ATGACAATATTCGATAAGTCAACCGAAGGGAGAACGGGCTTCTATCTCCCAAGAGAAGAGTCCTATGGGTACGAACCTTCAGACACGCTGCCCGAGAATTCTGTTAGAAAGGAAAGCCCCCTTCTTCCTCAATTGAGTGAACTTCAAGTTATGAGACACTTTACAGGACTTTCTAAGAAGAACCACTCTGTTGACAGCGGCTTCTATCCTCTGGGATCGTGCACGATGAAGTACAATCCAAGGTTGAACGAGAGAATTGCCGGTCTGGAGGGTTTTAGCCAAATTCACCCCTATCAAGCTGAAGAAACTGTGCAGGGCGCCCTGGAAGTGATGTACAACTTGCAGAACTCTCTGTGCGAGATCACCGGTATGGATAGCTTCACTCTTCAGCCTGCCGCTGGCGCTCATGGCGAGTTGGTCGGCATGCTTCTGATGAAGAAGTATTTCGAGCTCAAGGGTGAGAATAACAGAAGAAAGGTTATCGTTCCCGACTCGGCTCATGGAACAAATCCGGCCTCAGCAGTAATGGCGGGATTTGAAGTTATCGAGGTCCCTTCGAACGGCAACGGAAGAGTAGATCTGGGAAGCCTTGAGGAGATTCTTGATGAGAACGTCGCTGGAATAATGCTTACGAACCCGAACACTGTAGGCCTTTTCGAGAACGAGATCTGTGAGATTCAAGAGATGGCTCATAAGAAGGGCGCACTGCTTTATTATGACGGAGCGAATCTCAACGCAATAATGGGTCACGCAAGGCCCGGCGATATGGGATTTGATATCGTTCATTTGAACCTGCACAAGACTTTTTCAACCCCACATGGAATGGGCGGGCCGGGTAGCGGGCCTGTAGGAGTGAAGAACATTCTGAAAGATCTCCTTCCTGTTCCAGTGGTTCGTTTCGATGGCAGCAAGTTCTCGCTCGATTATGATCTGCCAAACTCGATCGGGAAGGTCAGGAGCTTCTATGGGAATTTTGGCGTCTTCCTGAAAGCATATGCCTACATTCTGACGCTGGGTGGTGACGGTCTCAAAAGAGCAAGCGAAATGGCCGTGTTAAATGCAAACTACCTTCGAGCCAGATTGAGCAAACTAATACCGACCGCCTATCCTGGGCTCTGCATGCATGAATTCGTTCTTAAAGGAAGCAAGTTGGTTTCCGAATACGGAGTGAAGACACTGGATGTAGCCAAGAGACTTCTTGATTACGGGATCCACCCACCTACAATATATTTCCCGCTAATTGTAGATGAAGCTCTGATGGTTGAACCCACAGAAACAGAAACTAAAGAAGCGCTAGATGCCTTTGCAGACACTTTTGAGAGGATTCTTGGTGAGGCAAAGGATGATCCTAACATACTTAAGGCCGCTCCTCAGAAGACAGCTGTAGGAAGACTTGATGAAGCAACGGCCTCAAGAAAGCCAAAGACAAGGTGGAGCAAAGACACCTGA
- a CDS encoding aminomethyl-transferring glycine dehydrogenase subunit GcvPA → MPSFPYLPQTGRDIDEMLEVVGVKSVSELFRDIPGKFEVDISIPESKDEFTVLRDLSELSKNNVSLNDLSVFRGAGVYKHFVPSVVQAIASRGEFLTAYTPYQAEVSQGTLQMLFEFQTMICELTGMEVANSSMYDGASAAAEAALMAVRVRGGKKILLSEALHPEYIETIRTYCFGSDIDVETVSFDSETGQIDIADLQKKLTQDTAGFVLGYPNFFGIIENLAEIRTLIGENIMMIVSANPISLGMLEAPGKLGADIVVGDAQPLGNSPSFGGPGLGFFASKESHIRKMPGRIIGETKDSDSRTGYVMVLQTREQHIRRNKATSNICSNHAFNALVASIYMSVVGSEGLREIARRSFDKAHYLADRIGKTDHVRLVFTGPFFNEFVARFDCDLKEFNRELLKEKILGPLELERFSEEMKNYGLICATEANLNEEIEFFAGRLEAIG, encoded by the coding sequence ATGCCTAGTTTCCCCTATCTACCCCAGACTGGCAGAGACATCGATGAAATGCTGGAGGTAGTTGGTGTCAAGAGCGTATCAGAGCTGTTCAGAGATATCCCAGGGAAATTCGAAGTTGATATCTCGATACCAGAAAGCAAGGATGAATTCACAGTACTGAGAGATTTGAGCGAACTCAGTAAGAATAATGTGTCGCTTAACGACCTGTCCGTCTTCAGAGGAGCCGGTGTGTACAAACACTTCGTTCCAAGTGTGGTTCAAGCAATAGCATCGAGAGGCGAATTTCTCACTGCATACACACCCTACCAGGCAGAAGTCTCACAGGGCACTCTTCAGATGCTGTTCGAGTTTCAGACGATGATATGTGAACTAACGGGAATGGAGGTAGCCAATTCGTCGATGTACGACGGTGCAAGCGCAGCTGCAGAAGCTGCTCTTATGGCTGTCCGAGTAAGAGGCGGAAAGAAGATTCTTCTCTCTGAAGCACTCCACCCCGAGTATATCGAAACAATCAGGACCTACTGTTTTGGAAGCGACATAGATGTGGAAACTGTTTCCTTCGATTCTGAAACCGGGCAGATCGATATTGCCGATCTCCAGAAGAAATTGACCCAGGATACGGCAGGCTTTGTGCTTGGCTATCCCAACTTCTTCGGAATAATTGAGAATCTTGCCGAGATAAGGACACTGATCGGTGAGAACATTATGATGATTGTCAGCGCAAATCCTATTTCGCTCGGAATGCTGGAAGCTCCTGGAAAGCTCGGCGCCGACATCGTTGTAGGTGACGCTCAACCACTGGGCAACTCTCCTTCGTTCGGCGGACCGGGACTCGGTTTTTTTGCCTCTAAGGAGAGTCACATAAGAAAGATGCCTGGAAGAATCATCGGGGAGACCAAAGACAGTGACAGTCGTACCGGTTACGTGATGGTTCTTCAGACCAGGGAGCAGCATATCAGGAGAAACAAAGCAACTTCAAACATATGCTCGAACCACGCTTTCAATGCATTGGTCGCCTCAATATATATGAGTGTGGTAGGTTCTGAAGGGTTGAGGGAGATTGCACGGAGATCATTTGACAAGGCTCATTATTTGGCGGATAGAATAGGCAAGACGGATCATGTGAGGCTCGTTTTCACCGGTCCCTTCTTCAACGAATTTGTAGCCCGGTTCGATTGTGACCTAAAAGAATTCAACAGAGAGCTCTTGAAAGAGAAGATACTGGGACCTCTGGAGCTTGAACGCTTTAGTGAAGAAATGAAAAACTACGGTCTAATCTGCGCAACAGAGGCAAATCTCAATGAGGAAATCGAATTTTTTGCCGGCAGACTGGAGGCGATAGGATGA
- the gcvH gene encoding glycine cleavage system protein GcvH — translation MKKYAATHEWVSVEGKTATVGISDHAQDHLGDIVYVDLPEVGKSLKKGEVFCTIESVKAASDIYAPVSGKVIEINEELDSSPEKINDDAEGAGWIVKIEMSNESELDSLMDLEAYKKHCEEEG, via the coding sequence ATGAAGAAGTATGCGGCAACTCATGAATGGGTATCGGTAGAGGGAAAGACTGCAACTGTAGGAATTTCGGATCACGCTCAAGATCATCTTGGAGACATTGTCTACGTGGATCTCCCGGAAGTAGGCAAGTCACTCAAGAAAGGTGAAGTCTTCTGTACTATCGAATCTGTGAAAGCGGCAAGCGACATCTATGCACCAGTTAGCGGAAAGGTCATTGAAATCAATGAAGAACTTGATTCTTCACCGGAAAAGATCAATGATGATGCCGAGGGCGCAGGCTGGATAGTCAAAATTGAAATGAGCAATGAATCAGAACTTGACAGTTTGATGGATCTGGAGGCATATAAGAAGCACTGTGAAGAGGAGGGCTAA
- the gcvT gene encoding glycine cleavage system aminomethyltransferase GcvT, translating to MSDLKRTPLYSEHVRLKGKLVDFAGWEMPLQFDSIISEHNLVRKEAGLFDVSHMGEIEIVGADAIRFSDYLITNSVSSLKNGAIVYSPMCNENGGIVDDVLVYRISNEKVMFVVNASNKDKDFEWIEKNKGAFNVQIKDASDDFAQIAFQGPHAEGILREISQVKLADIPFYHFEFGRVNGIEAIISRTGYTGEDGFELYIAPQASIPLWRKILEAGAEIGVKPIGLGARDTLRFEAVYMLYGNELTDETTPLEAGLKWTVKMDKDFIGKSVLEKQMESGTEYRLKGLELSGKTIARHGYEVFDGESKVGWVTSGIFSPTLGKPLALAYLKKDYWKSGSEVQVDVRGKRSPAVVVKTPFYRGSVKSKS from the coding sequence ATGAGTGATTTAAAGAGAACACCGCTTTACAGCGAACATGTGAGACTAAAGGGAAAGTTGGTTGATTTTGCTGGATGGGAGATGCCCTTGCAGTTTGATTCGATAATCAGTGAACACAATCTTGTCAGGAAGGAAGCCGGCCTCTTTGATGTCTCGCACATGGGAGAAATCGAAATTGTGGGAGCCGATGCTATTCGATTTTCGGACTATTTGATAACAAACTCAGTCTCTTCGCTGAAGAATGGAGCCATAGTCTATTCTCCTATGTGCAATGAAAATGGTGGAATAGTCGATGACGTATTGGTCTACAGAATAAGCAATGAAAAGGTTATGTTCGTAGTTAACGCTTCAAACAAAGACAAAGATTTCGAGTGGATAGAGAAAAACAAGGGTGCTTTCAATGTACAAATCAAAGACGCATCCGACGACTTTGCACAGATCGCCTTTCAGGGACCTCATGCAGAGGGGATATTGCGGGAAATATCGCAGGTCAAATTAGCAGACATCCCCTTTTACCATTTTGAATTTGGAAGAGTCAATGGGATCGAGGCAATTATCTCTCGCACGGGGTACACGGGCGAAGACGGTTTCGAACTGTATATCGCCCCTCAAGCTTCGATACCACTCTGGAGGAAAATTCTCGAAGCCGGAGCAGAGATCGGAGTGAAGCCGATTGGCTTGGGCGCGCGAGATACATTGCGATTTGAAGCGGTTTACATGCTTTACGGCAATGAACTTACAGATGAAACGACTCCGTTGGAAGCCGGTCTTAAGTGGACAGTGAAGATGGACAAGGATTTCATAGGAAAGAGCGTTCTCGAGAAACAGATGGAAAGCGGTACGGAGTACAGGCTTAAGGGGCTGGAACTTTCAGGAAAGACCATTGCCAGGCATGGTTATGAGGTTTTCGATGGAGAAAGCAAAGTCGGCTGGGTGACAAGCGGCATCTTCTCGCCTACACTTGGGAAACCGTTGGCTCTGGCTTATCTGAAGAAAGACTACTGGAAGAGCGGCTCCGAAGTTCAGGTAGATGTAAGGGGGAAGAGATCTCCCGCAGTAGTCGTCAAGACACCTTTTTATAGAGGTTCTGTGAAATCTAAGAGTTAA